The Acidobacteriota bacterium genomic interval TCGACAACATCGGATTCGAGTTCCTGCCGCTGCGCTGGCTCATCCGCCTGGACGGGCTGACCGCGTCGATGACCATGGGCCGGCCGCTGGACGGCGTCTGGCTCCCGGAGCGGATCGAAGCATCGGGCGTGATGACGATGGCGAGCGGATCGACCACGGTGGCCTACCGCCGAACGTTCTCCAACTACCGGGAGGCCCGGACCGGAGGACGCCTCCGCCCCCTCGATACCGGGCGGTGATCGTGCCGCATCGGTTGACCGCGCCTGCGCGGCGTGCCGTTCTCCGGATCACGCCGGTAGCCGTGGCGACGGTCATCGTTACGCTGGCGTTCGGAGCGGCGTTCGCCCAGGAATCCACGGCGCCGGGCTCGCCCACCGCCGAACCATTCCTTGGCGGGGCGCTCATCGCCGCGGAAACCGTCGCCGAGATCCGGATCCACGGCAACCTCTCGCTGCCCGACGCCGAGGTCGTCGCACTCACGGGCGTCACCCTGGGCGATGCGGCCGGCCCGGACCTGGAGAAGACGGTACGGCAGCGGCTCGAAGCGAGCGGCCGGTTCGAGACGGTCGACGTGCGACGCCGCTATCGATCGCTGACCGCCACCGACCAGGTCGCCCTGGTCATCGTGGTGCGCGAGCGTCCGGGCGCCCGCTTCTCGAACCCCGTGATGCGCGCGTTAGCGGCAGCCGGACGACGGCTCATGGTCGCTCCCATCCTCGACCACCGGGAAGGCTATGGCGTGGCATACGGGGCGCTGACCAGCTTCATCGACACGTTCGGTCCCGGCAGCCGGCTGTCCGTGCCGGCGACCTGGGGCGGCCACAAGCGCATCGCGCTGGAGATGGAGACGCCGATCCGCGGATCGGTAATCGACCGCCTGTGGGCCGTTGGATCCCGAGGCCGACGGCGCCATCCGTATTTCGACATGGACGTCGACCGGGCTCGCTTCGCGGTCGCGGCACAGCGCGGGCTCCCGCGCGGGTTCCGGATGAACGGGGAGGCGGCGTGGGAAGAGGCGCGGTTCGCGGGCCGCGCGGATCGGTTCGTCCGCACCGTCGCCTATCTCGACTACGGCGACTATCGAGAGACGCCCGCCAACGCCCGCCGCAACACGGTGGTGGTTCGTGCCGGCATCGAGCGACTCGCGATCGAGGGTGGCGCCGGCGCGATAACGCGCCCCCGCCTGGACGCCAGGGCGTACCGCGCGGTCGGCCGCCAGGCGGTGCTTGCGGCGCGCTTCTTCTTCGCGGGGGCGTCCGCTCCGCTGCCGCCCTACGAACGGGCGCTGCTCGGCGGGAGCCCGGCCGCGGGCGGCACGCTCCGGGGTTGGCGCGCCGGCGCCGCCGTCGGCGACCGGATCGCCGCGGCGTCGATGGAGTTGCGGCTACCGATCACCTCGGTGCTGTCGGAAGGCCGGGTAGGGCTGCGCTTCTTCTATGACACGGCCGCCGTGTACGACGCGGGCCGGCCGATCCGGAACGCGCGGTTCCGGGAAGGCGCCGGCGCCGGCGTCTTCTTCCTGCCGCCGGGGTTCGGCTTTCCGATGTCCATCGACGTGGCGGGCGATCCGGAGGGCGGTGCGCGCGTTCACGTCAGCGCCGGCTTCGGGTTCTGACGACACTCGCTCACGCGGCCGCCTCGATCAGGTCGCAGGTCTGCGCCACCGGATCGATGCCGACGAACCGGCTCGCGACGACGCGGCATGCTCGGGCCACATCCTCCGAACCGAGCAGCGCGTCCAGCTCGCGCGCGACCGCCGTCCCCGTGAACCGGGACGGCCGCAGGTAGCGCCCCACTCCCAGCCGTTCGAGCCGCACGGCGTTGTCCGGCTGGTCGAACGCCATCGGCATCACGAGCTGCGGGCGGCCGGCCCGCAGCGCCTGCGCCAGGGTGCCGACGCCGCCGTGGTGCACGAGGGCGGCCGCCCGCTGCAGCAGGCATCCGAACGGAGCGTACTCCGCGTGCCGCACCCCGGGCGGTAGCGGAGCGGGAATCTGCTCGCCGAACCGCGTCAGGAGCAGACCGCGGCGGCCGAGGCGGCGGCAGGCGTCCACACCGGCCCGGAAGAACCACGCCGCCTGCCGGTTGGCGGTGCCCGGCGCGAAGACCACGGGTGGCTCGCCCGCGTCGAGCCACTTGTCGAGCTCGGGCGTGAGCGGGGTCGCTTCGCCTTCGTCGTAGAGCGGAAAGCCGGTCAGGCGCGTCTGGGGCGGCCAGTCGGGCTGCACGGCGGCGTACCAGTCGGGGAACAAGCCGATGACGCGCTGCGGCGAGTGCCACCACTCGCGTACGATGTTTCGCGCTCGAGGCAGGCCGAACTCGCCGCACAGCTCGTTCACGACGGGGGACAGCACCTGGTCCGAGAGGCGGTCGCCCGCCGCCACGAGCAGCCGCTTGACCGGCATCGGCCACCGGTTGACCGACCGCAGCCACACGTGCGGCACCGCCGTGTCGTGCCTGCTCACGAAACCGGTCGCCTGCAGGTGCAGCGTCACCAGCCGCAGGCCGAGGGCCTCCTGCGCGGCGCGCGCCCCGAACGCCAGGGGGTGCGCCACCAGAAGAGGAGGACTGCCGGCCGCCTGCTCCCGCAGCACGTGGGCGATCTCGGTCACGTGGGGCCGAATGGCGTCACCGATCACGCCGAGCGCGCGGTGGAGACGCCAGAGATCCGGGTGCTCGAGGGTTCGGTGGTAGTCGTCCACCGTGCCTATCGGGACGAGCGGCAGACCGACGCGCGAGAGCAGCGGCTCGAAGTAGGCGCTCGTCAGCACCGACACGTCATGCCCGCGCCGCTGCAGCGCCAGCCCGATGCCGACGTGCGGGTGCACGTCGCCTGCGCTCCCGACGGGGATCATGAGGATGCGCATCGGCTGGATTGACGAAGCGTGGCGCGCGGGGCGACCGGCCGCGCGGTGCCGGCGCATCTTCAAGAGCCGCGGCGTCGCCCTGCAGGACGACCCCCGCGGCCGAACGTGATCTCAGCCGACGTGCGGGTCGATGACCGCCTGCAGCCGTGCCTTGTCGGCGAGACCCACGACGGATTCGACGACTTGGCCGTCCTTGAAGAGCAGCAGGGTCGGGATCGACCGGACGCCGTACTGCCCCGGCGTGGCCGGGTTGTCGTCCACGTTCATCTTGCCGACCGTGACGCGGCCGTCGTAGTCCGCGGCCAGCGCCTCGACCGTCGGCGCGATCATGCGGCACGGACCGCACCACTCCGCCCAGAAGTCGACCAGCACCGGCTGCGTCGACTTGAGCACCGACTCCTCGAAGTTGCCGTCCGTGACCTCGTGCGTATGTTCTGACATCGCGTCTTCCTGTTGCTGAAGGATCTCGCCGAACTAGCGCCAGGAGTCTGCACCGTTCTACGGCGCAGACTCCTGGCCGACCTTCCATTGTAGCGCGTCCGGAACCCTCTCCCTGGGCAGCTCGCGAATCCCCTGGGAACCGGACCGTCGCCCGCGGGAACCGACTACTCGGTCGTTCCCTTCCCCAGGTACTCGTCGCACCAACGGAGCATCTCGGCGACGACGTGCAGTACCGACTCGCGCGCCGCGTAGCCGTGCGACTCGTGGGGCAGCGTGACGTAGCGCACGGTCGCCCCGTGGCCCTTCAGCGCATGGTAGAAGCGCTCGGACTGCACCGGGAAGGTGCCCGAGTTGTTGTCGATCTCGCCGTGCGTCAGCAGGATCGGCTCGTTCACCTTCTCGGCGTGGAAGAACGGCGACATCGCGGCGTAGATGTCGCGCGCTTCCCAGAACGTGCGGCGCTCGTTCTGGAAGCCGAAGGGCGTCAGCGTCCGGTTGTAGGCGCCGCTGCGCGCGATGCCGGCCTGGAAGAGGTCGGAGTGCGCCAGCAGGTTGGCGGTCATGAACGCCCCGTAGCTGTGGCCGCCGATGGCGATCCGGTCGCGGTCGGCGATGCCCATTTCGACGACCGTGTCGACGGCGGCCGCCGCGCTCGTCACGAGCTGCTCCCGGTAGGTGTCGTTCGCGGAATGGCCCTCCCCGATGATTGGCATGGTCGGCCCGTCCAGGATCGCGTAGCCCTGGGTCAGCAGCAGCATGTGCGACGCCCCGCGCAGCGTGGTGAAGCGATAGGGCGATCCGCGCACCTGGCCCGCGGCCGCCGCGTTGGTGTACTCGCGCGGGTAGGCCCAGACGAGCATCGGCGGGCGGTCGCCGTCGCGGTAGCCGGGCGGCAGGTACAGCGTGGCCGACAGGGCGACGCCGTCGTCGCGGGTGTAGGTGATGAAACGCCTCTCGATGCCGCGCAGGATGGGCGCCGGATCCGCGTAGTCGGTCAGCGCATGCCGGGTGTCGCTCGCGGTGGCGCGCAGGAAGTAGTTGGGCGGATCGGTGCGGCTCTCGCGGCGCGTCAGCAGCAATCCGCCGTCCGTGCCGAGGACCGCGACCGCCGTCTCGTAGGTCTCCGGCTCGGTGTGGAACAGCCGCTCGGTCTCCAGCGTCGC includes:
- a CDS encoding BamA/TamA family outer membrane protein codes for the protein MIVPHRLTAPARRAVLRITPVAVATVIVTLAFGAAFAQESTAPGSPTAEPFLGGALIAAETVAEIRIHGNLSLPDAEVVALTGVTLGDAAGPDLEKTVRQRLEASGRFETVDVRRRYRSLTATDQVALVIVVRERPGARFSNPVMRALAAAGRRLMVAPILDHREGYGVAYGALTSFIDTFGPGSRLSVPATWGGHKRIALEMETPIRGSVIDRLWAVGSRGRRRHPYFDMDVDRARFAVAAQRGLPRGFRMNGEAAWEEARFAGRADRFVRTVAYLDYGDYRETPANARRNTVVVRAGIERLAIEGGAGAITRPRLDARAYRAVGRQAVLAARFFFAGASAPLPPYERALLGGSPAAGGTLRGWRAGAAVGDRIAAASMELRLPITSVLSEGRVGLRFFYDTAAVYDAGRPIRNARFREGAGAGVFFLPPGFGFPMSIDVAGDPEGGARVHVSAGFGF
- a CDS encoding glycosyltransferase family 1 protein, which produces MRRHRAAGRPARHASSIQPMRILMIPVGSAGDVHPHVGIGLALQRRGHDVSVLTSAYFEPLLSRVGLPLVPIGTVDDYHRTLEHPDLWRLHRALGVIGDAIRPHVTEIAHVLREQAAGSPPLLVAHPLAFGARAAQEALGLRLVTLHLQATGFVSRHDTAVPHVWLRSVNRWPMPVKRLLVAAGDRLSDQVLSPVVNELCGEFGLPRARNIVREWWHSPQRVIGLFPDWYAAVQPDWPPQTRLTGFPLYDEGEATPLTPELDKWLDAGEPPVVFAPGTANRQAAWFFRAGVDACRRLGRRGLLLTRFGEQIPAPLPPGVRHAEYAPFGCLLQRAAALVHHGGVGTLAQALRAGRPQLVMPMAFDQPDNAVRLERLGVGRYLRPSRFTGTAVARELDALLGSEDVARACRVVASRFVGIDPVAQTCDLIEAAA
- the trxA gene encoding thioredoxin; its protein translation is MSEHTHEVTDGNFEESVLKSTQPVLVDFWAEWCGPCRMIAPTVEALAADYDGRVTVGKMNVDDNPATPGQYGVRSIPTLLLFKDGQVVESVVGLADKARLQAVIDPHVG